The following are from one region of the Rhizobacter sp. AJA081-3 genome:
- a CDS encoding vWA domain-containing protein: MNLMSWVAFDDAWVLWLLPLALIPLRAPAGVSLDNGWLAFAPRDRASDLLGWALRAAASLALAALLFAMAGPHRPEYAVERVGQGAEIVLLLDRSRSMDQGFAPGRAPPPGKANSPEALEYYFSQTPGRLRESKGKVARQLLSDFTAQRPDDRFALVAFSTLPMRVLDFTAKREVIQAAIEAGNIGRGLSETNIGRALEVGMDLFNDRPYNGSRIIMLVSDGGDRMDPDTRERLAHLARKQRVSIYWLYLRSSNSPGLTLAADDSAAAAESVPEILLHDFFNALETPYRAYEASDSRALQRAIDDVNRLEKLPITYNDLVPRRELAPYAQALALAAVLLLLAARLLEIRRWA; the protein is encoded by the coding sequence ATGAATCTCATGAGCTGGGTGGCCTTCGACGACGCCTGGGTGCTCTGGCTGCTGCCGCTGGCGCTGATCCCGCTGCGGGCGCCGGCGGGTGTGTCGCTGGACAACGGCTGGCTCGCCTTCGCGCCGCGCGACCGCGCCTCCGATCTGCTCGGCTGGGCCCTGCGCGCGGCAGCGTCGCTGGCACTCGCCGCGCTGCTCTTCGCGATGGCCGGCCCGCACCGGCCCGAGTACGCCGTCGAGCGGGTCGGGCAGGGCGCCGAGATCGTGCTGCTGCTCGACCGCAGCCGCAGCATGGACCAGGGCTTCGCGCCCGGCCGCGCGCCTCCGCCGGGCAAGGCCAACAGCCCCGAGGCGCTGGAGTACTACTTCAGCCAGACGCCCGGGCGGCTGCGCGAATCCAAGGGCAAGGTGGCGCGCCAGCTGCTTTCGGACTTCACCGCGCAGCGGCCCGACGATCGTTTCGCGCTGGTGGCCTTCAGCACGCTGCCGATGCGCGTGCTCGACTTCACCGCCAAGCGCGAGGTGATCCAGGCCGCCATCGAGGCCGGCAACATCGGCCGCGGCCTGTCGGAGACGAACATCGGCCGCGCGCTCGAGGTCGGCATGGACCTCTTCAACGACCGACCCTACAACGGCTCGCGCATCATCATGCTGGTCTCCGACGGCGGCGACCGCATGGACCCGGACACGCGCGAGCGCCTCGCGCACCTGGCGCGCAAGCAGCGCGTGTCGATCTACTGGCTGTACCTGCGCTCGTCGAACAGCCCCGGCCTCACGCTCGCCGCCGACGACTCGGCGGCCGCAGCCGAGAGCGTGCCGGAGATCCTGCTGCACGACTTCTTCAACGCCCTGGAGACGCCGTACCGTGCCTACGAGGCAAGCGACTCCCGCGCGCTGCAGCGTGCCATCGACGATGTGAATCGCCTCGAGAAGCTGCCCATCACCTACAACGACCTGGTGCCACGCCGCGAACTCGCGCCCTACGCGCAGGCGCTGGCGCTGGCGGCCGTGCTGCTGCTGCTGGCGGCGCGCCTCTTGGAGATCCGCCGATGGGCCTGA
- a CDS encoding DUF58 domain-containing protein has protein sequence MTRIRELHYRVAGAAVGLFPGHHRSRSGSSGFEFRGHAALQDAPDVRRLDLHASLRDPFGGWIVRLHSERKSIPVAMVADLSASMGFEGAQRKLEVLADFAESLAWSAWRTGDSFGFVGCDERVQPAFTQLQSRVRGAGVALAQRLRTLQPQGRSARALREAHRHLPRQRALVFLVSDFHLPLAEVEAVLDSLASHDVVPIVLWQPAEFALGATRGLAQVREPESGEQRWLWWRPALRERWVAAHDERRQALLQAFRARRLAPMFIEGAFDADAVTRHFLA, from the coding sequence ATGACGCGCATCCGTGAGCTGCACTACCGCGTCGCCGGCGCGGCGGTGGGCCTGTTCCCGGGCCACCACCGCAGCCGCAGCGGCAGCAGCGGCTTCGAGTTCCGCGGCCATGCGGCGCTGCAGGATGCACCCGACGTGCGGCGGCTGGACCTTCATGCCAGCCTGCGCGACCCTTTCGGCGGCTGGATCGTGCGCCTGCACAGCGAGCGCAAGTCGATCCCCGTGGCGATGGTCGCCGACCTGTCGGCCTCGATGGGCTTCGAGGGTGCGCAGCGCAAGCTCGAGGTGCTCGCCGACTTCGCCGAGAGCCTGGCCTGGTCGGCCTGGCGCACCGGCGACAGCTTCGGCTTCGTCGGCTGCGACGAACGCGTGCAGCCAGCTTTCACGCAGCTGCAGTCGCGCGTGCGCGGCGCCGGCGTGGCGCTGGCACAGCGCCTGCGCACGCTGCAGCCGCAGGGCCGATCGGCGCGGGCGCTGCGCGAGGCGCACCGGCACCTGCCGCGCCAGCGCGCGCTGGTGTTCCTGGTGTCGGACTTTCATCTGCCGCTGGCCGAAGTCGAGGCGGTGCTCGACAGCCTGGCCTCGCACGACGTGGTGCCCATCGTGCTGTGGCAGCCGGCCGAGTTCGCGCTCGGGGCGACGCGCGGCCTGGCGCAGGTGCGAGAGCCGGAGAGCGGCGAACAGCGCTGGTTGTGGTGGCGCCCGGCGCTGCGCGAGCGCTGGGTGGCGGCACACGACGAGCGGCGGCAGGCGCTGCTGCAGGCCTTCCGCGCGCGCCGTCTGGCGCCGATGTTCATCGAGGGCGCCTTCGATGCCGATGCGGTGACGCGCCACTTTCTCGCATGA
- a CDS encoding MoxR family ATPase, with the protein MDRNDALLADWRQRALTLEAEVGKAVIGQARVLRLVNTAVFARGHVLLQGDVGVGKTTLLRAFAQVLGGAFARTEGTVDLMPNDLVYYTYISEQGRPAVEPGPLIRHGEDLAIFFFNEINRARPQVHALLLRVMAERSVSAFNREFHFPHLLVFADRNRVEREETFEISSAARDRFMMEITIDAPADDAQRRALMFDPRFHDTDRLVGALQAAMVPHRELNALAEVIQHSVQASDALQNYALGLWRATAEPAKFGVTLSDLDTAQLMLAGASPRGMSLLLRAARVAAWLEGRGYVTPEDVQAVFVETIAHRLCYQPVFELHRHEISPRLMSAIVAAVAAP; encoded by the coding sequence ATGGACCGCAACGATGCGCTGCTCGCCGATTGGCGGCAGCGGGCCCTGACCCTGGAAGCTGAAGTCGGCAAGGCGGTGATCGGCCAGGCGCGCGTGCTGCGGCTGGTCAACACCGCGGTGTTCGCTCGCGGCCACGTGCTGCTGCAGGGCGATGTGGGCGTGGGCAAGACGACGCTGCTGCGCGCCTTCGCGCAGGTGCTCGGCGGCGCCTTCGCGCGCACCGAGGGCACGGTCGACCTGATGCCCAACGACCTCGTCTACTACACCTACATCAGCGAACAGGGCCGCCCAGCCGTCGAACCCGGGCCGCTGATCCGCCACGGCGAAGACCTGGCGATCTTCTTCTTCAACGAGATCAACCGTGCGCGCCCTCAGGTGCATGCGCTGCTGCTGCGCGTGATGGCCGAGCGCAGCGTGTCGGCCTTCAACCGCGAGTTCCACTTCCCGCACCTGCTGGTGTTCGCCGACCGCAACCGCGTCGAGCGCGAGGAGACCTTCGAGATCTCGTCGGCCGCGCGCGACCGATTCATGATGGAGATCACCATCGACGCGCCGGCCGACGACGCGCAGCGCCGCGCGCTGATGTTCGACCCGCGCTTCCACGACACCGACCGCCTGGTCGGCGCGCTGCAGGCGGCGATGGTGCCGCACCGCGAACTCAACGCGCTGGCCGAGGTGATCCAGCACAGCGTGCAGGCCTCCGACGCGCTGCAGAACTACGCGCTCGGGCTGTGGCGCGCCACCGCCGAGCCGGCCAAGTTCGGCGTGACGCTGTCGGATCTCGACACCGCGCAGCTGATGCTCGCCGGCGCCAGCCCGCGCGGCATGAGCCTGCTGCTGCGTGCGGCGCGCGTGGCCGCCTGGCTCGAAGGGCGCGGCTACGTCACGCCGGAGGATGTGCAGGCCGTCTTCGTCGAGACCATCGCGCACCGCCTGTGCTACCAGCCGGTGTTCGAGCTGCACCGGCACGAGATCTCGCCGCGGCTGATGTCGGCGATCGTGGCGGCGGTCGCTGCGCCTTGA